In a single window of the Phycisphaerae bacterium genome:
- a CDS encoding phosphoribosyltransferase gives MAGSRQELLIHDLPQLRNSFHVFRDRADAGMHLANMLEDCRGSGALVMAVPAGGVPVGVTVARELELALDLAVVSKITLPWSTESGYGAVAFDGTVMLNEKLLPDLGLSDDQIQEGITRTREKVRRRSRELRGDQPIPELSGRTVILVDDGLASGFTMKVAVQALRNQRCREILAATPTAHEQAAASVAQVAEAVYCPNLRHGWQFAVADAYEEWYDVSEDEVRALLAEFETFRSSANR, from the coding sequence ATGGCCGGTTCTCGCCAAGAGCTGTTGATCCACGATCTGCCGCAACTGCGCAACAGTTTTCACGTGTTTCGCGACCGGGCCGACGCGGGAATGCATCTGGCGAACATGCTGGAGGATTGCCGCGGTTCCGGCGCCCTGGTGATGGCGGTGCCGGCGGGAGGGGTGCCGGTGGGCGTGACGGTCGCCCGCGAACTGGAGTTGGCCCTCGACCTGGCGGTGGTCAGCAAGATCACGCTGCCTTGGAGCACCGAGTCCGGCTACGGCGCGGTGGCGTTCGACGGGACGGTGATGCTCAACGAGAAACTCCTGCCAGACCTGGGGCTTTCCGACGATCAGATCCAAGAGGGAATTACTCGCACGCGGGAAAAGGTCCGACGACGGAGCCGTGAGCTTCGGGGCGATCAACCGATACCGGAGCTATCCGGCCGAACGGTCATTCTGGTGGACGACGGGTTGGCCTCCGGGTTCACGATGAAGGTCGCGGTCCAGGCGTTGCGGAATCAGCGGTGCCGGGAGATTCTGGCGGCGACGCCGACGGCGCACGAACAAGCCGCTGCGTCGGTGGCCCAGGTCGCGGAGGCCGTCTACTGTCCGAACCTGCGGCACGGCTGGCAGTTCGCGGTAGCCGACGCCTACGAGGAGTGGTATGACGTCTCGGAGGACGAAGTCCGGGCGTTGCTGGCCGAGTTTGAGACGTTCCGTTCCTCGGCTAATCGGTGA